One genomic window of Cinclus cinclus chromosome 6, bCinCin1.1, whole genome shotgun sequence includes the following:
- the DHCR7 gene encoding 7-dehydrocholesterol reductase isoform X2 gives MFAPLIVYYFIMSCAQYQCSLTDPLLDLLMGNKHLSDIWNSTPPLTYRAAVIYALWVTFQVVLYLFIPDFCHKFLPGYVGGIQEGAVTPAGVVNKYEINGLQAWIITHVLWFANASCFHFFSPTIIFDNWIPLLWCANILGYAVSTFAMIKGYFFPTNAKDCQSSNYLYLYITLSISIFLMFCSKFTGNFFYDYMMGIEFNPRIGKWFDFKLFFNGRPGIVAWTLINLSFAAKQQELYGQVTNSMILVNVLQGIYVLDFFWNEAWYLKTIDICHDHFGWYLGWGDCVWLPYLYTLQGLYLVYHPVQLCTAHAVAILMLGLLGYYIFRMTNHQKDLFRRTSGNCRIWGKKPEYIECSYTSVDGTKYYSKLMTSGFWGWARHFNYTGDLMGSLAYCLACGFEHLLPYFYIVYMTILLTHRCLRDEHRCSSKYGKDWKRYTAAVPYRLLPGIF, from the exons ATGTTTGCACCACTGATTGTGTATTACTTCATCATGTCCTGTGCCCAGTACCAGTGCTCTCTGACTGATCCACTCCTGGACTTGCTGATGGGGAATAAGCATCTGTCTGACATCTGGAACAGCACTCCCCCACTGACCTATAGAGCTGCTGTCATCTATGCCCTTTGGGTCACTTTCCAG GTGGTTTTGTACTTGTTCATTCCTGATTTCTGCCATAAATTTCTCCCTGGATATGTGGGAGGTATACAAGAAGGTGCTGTCACCCCTGCTG GTGTTGTgaataaatatgaaattaatgGACTTCAGGCCTGGATCATTACCCATGTGCTTTGGTTTGCAAATGCATCTTGCTTCCACTTCTTCTCACCTACCATCATTTTTGACAACTGGATTCCTCTCCTGTGGTGTGCCAATATCTTGGGATATGCAGTGTCCACATTTGCAATGATTAAAGGCTACTTTTTCCCTACCAATGCCAAAGACTG TCAGAGTAGCAATTATCTGTATTTGTATATAACTCTgtccatttctatttttttaatgttctgcaGCAAATTCACTGGAAACTTCTTTTATGACTACATGATGGGGATTGAATTTAACCCTCGAATAGGGAAGTGGTTTGATTTCAAACTGTTCTTCAATGGGCGCCCTGGGATTGTGGCCTGGACTCTAATCAACCTTTCCTTTGCTGCCAAACAACAGGAGCTGTATGGTCAAGTGACAAACTCCATGATCCTTGTCAATGTCCTCCAG GGTATTTATGTTCTGGACTTCTTTTGGAATGAAGCCTGGTACTTGAAAACCATTGATATCTGCCATGATCATTTTGGATGGTATTTGGGCTGGGGAGACTGTGTTTGGTTGCCTTACCTCTATACTTTGCAG GGTCTGTATTTGGTTTACCATCCTGTCCAGCTGTGCACAGCTCACGCCGTAGCGATCTTGATGTTGGGCTTGCTGGGTTATTACATCTTCAGAATGACCAACCACCAGAAGGACCTCTTCCGTCGTACCAGTGGCAACTGCAGGATCTGGGGGAAGAAGCCGGAGTACATCGAGTGCTCCTACACGTCCGTGGATGGCACCAAGTACTACAGCAAGCTGATGACCTCTGGGTTTTGGGGCTGGGCACGTCATTTCAACTACACAGGAGACCTGATGGGCTCACTGGCCTATTGCCTGGCTTGTGGCTTTGAGCACCTCCTGCCTTACTTCTACATCGTTTACATGACCATTCTGCTCACCCACCGCTGCCTGAGGGACGAGCACCGTTGTAGCAGCAAGTATGGGAAGGACTGGAAGCGCTACACTGCTGCAGTGCCCTACCGCCTCCTGCCCGGGATATTTTAA
- the DHCR7 gene encoding 7-dehydrocholesterol reductase isoform X1, producing the protein MATHLPKEKKPAEGRKRQNMQNDTKAPQGQWGRAWEVDWFSLASILFLLMFAPLIVYYFIMSCAQYQCSLTDPLLDLLMGNKHLSDIWNSTPPLTYRAAVIYALWVTFQVVLYLFIPDFCHKFLPGYVGGIQEGAVTPAGVVNKYEINGLQAWIITHVLWFANASCFHFFSPTIIFDNWIPLLWCANILGYAVSTFAMIKGYFFPTNAKDCKFTGNFFYDYMMGIEFNPRIGKWFDFKLFFNGRPGIVAWTLINLSFAAKQQELYGQVTNSMILVNVLQGIYVLDFFWNEAWYLKTIDICHDHFGWYLGWGDCVWLPYLYTLQGLYLVYHPVQLCTAHAVAILMLGLLGYYIFRMTNHQKDLFRRTSGNCRIWGKKPEYIECSYTSVDGTKYYSKLMTSGFWGWARHFNYTGDLMGSLAYCLACGFEHLLPYFYIVYMTILLTHRCLRDEHRCSSKYGKDWKRYTAAVPYRLLPGIF; encoded by the exons ATGGCAACCCATCtcccaaaagagaaaaaacctgctgaaggaagaaaacGCCAAAACATGCAAAATGATACTAAAGCACCTCAAGGCCAGTGGGGAAGAGCATG GGAGGTGGACTGGTTTTCCTTGGCAAGCATCCTTTTCCTGCTCATGTTTGCACCACTGATTGTGTATTACTTCATCATGTCCTGTGCCCAGTACCAGTGCTCTCTGACTGATCCACTCCTGGACTTGCTGATGGGGAATAAGCATCTGTCTGACATCTGGAACAGCACTCCCCCACTGACCTATAGAGCTGCTGTCATCTATGCCCTTTGGGTCACTTTCCAG GTGGTTTTGTACTTGTTCATTCCTGATTTCTGCCATAAATTTCTCCCTGGATATGTGGGAGGTATACAAGAAGGTGCTGTCACCCCTGCTG GTGTTGTgaataaatatgaaattaatgGACTTCAGGCCTGGATCATTACCCATGTGCTTTGGTTTGCAAATGCATCTTGCTTCCACTTCTTCTCACCTACCATCATTTTTGACAACTGGATTCCTCTCCTGTGGTGTGCCAATATCTTGGGATATGCAGTGTCCACATTTGCAATGATTAAAGGCTACTTTTTCCCTACCAATGCCAAAGACTG CAAATTCACTGGAAACTTCTTTTATGACTACATGATGGGGATTGAATTTAACCCTCGAATAGGGAAGTGGTTTGATTTCAAACTGTTCTTCAATGGGCGCCCTGGGATTGTGGCCTGGACTCTAATCAACCTTTCCTTTGCTGCCAAACAACAGGAGCTGTATGGTCAAGTGACAAACTCCATGATCCTTGTCAATGTCCTCCAG GGTATTTATGTTCTGGACTTCTTTTGGAATGAAGCCTGGTACTTGAAAACCATTGATATCTGCCATGATCATTTTGGATGGTATTTGGGCTGGGGAGACTGTGTTTGGTTGCCTTACCTCTATACTTTGCAG GGTCTGTATTTGGTTTACCATCCTGTCCAGCTGTGCACAGCTCACGCCGTAGCGATCTTGATGTTGGGCTTGCTGGGTTATTACATCTTCAGAATGACCAACCACCAGAAGGACCTCTTCCGTCGTACCAGTGGCAACTGCAGGATCTGGGGGAAGAAGCCGGAGTACATCGAGTGCTCCTACACGTCCGTGGATGGCACCAAGTACTACAGCAAGCTGATGACCTCTGGGTTTTGGGGCTGGGCACGTCATTTCAACTACACAGGAGACCTGATGGGCTCACTGGCCTATTGCCTGGCTTGTGGCTTTGAGCACCTCCTGCCTTACTTCTACATCGTTTACATGACCATTCTGCTCACCCACCGCTGCCTGAGGGACGAGCACCGTTGTAGCAGCAAGTATGGGAAGGACTGGAAGCGCTACACTGCTGCAGTGCCCTACCGCCTCCTGCCCGGGATATTTTAA